In Chlorocebus sabaeus isolate Y175 chromosome 5, mChlSab1.0.hap1, whole genome shotgun sequence, one genomic interval encodes:
- the ZNF598 gene encoding E3 ubiquitin-protein ligase ZNF598 isoform X1, translating into MAAAGVAEGRRAALEAAAAVAPERGGGSCVLCCGDLEATALGRCDHPVCYRCSTKMRVLCEQRYCAVCREELRQVVFGKKLPAFASIPIHQLQHEKKYDIYFADGKVYALYRQLLQHECPRCPELPPFSLFGDLEQHMRRQHELFCCRLCLQHLQIFTYERKWYSRKDLARHRMQGDPDDTSHRGHPLCKFCDERYLDNDELLKHLRRDHYFCHFCDSDGAQDYYSDYAYLREHFREKHFLCEEGRCSTEQFTHAFRTEIDLKAHRTACHSRSRAEARQNRQIDLQFSYAPRHSRRNEGVVGGEDYEEVDRYSRQGRVARAGTRGAQQSRRGSWRYKREEEDREVAAAVRASVAAQQQEEARRSEDREEGGRPKKEEVAVRGPEEPRGPRRPSRTQGEGPGPKETSTNGPVSQEAFPVTGAATPCTLPPPSPKLKDEDFPSLSASTSSCCSTAATPGPVGLALPYAIPARGRSAFQEEDFPALVSSVPKPGTTPTSLVSAWNSSSSSKKVAQPPPSAQATGSGQPTRKAGKGSRGGRKGGPPVTQEEEGGSPAAQELLSTRPTGSISSPLGPVSIQPSKVGKKKKVGSEKPGTTLPQPLPASCPPGPMQAPEAPASRAEGPVAVVVNGHAEGPAPARSAPKEPPGLPRPLGSFPCSTPQEDFPALGGPCPPRMPPPPGFSAVVLLKGTPPPPPPGLVPPVSKPPPGFSGLLPSPHPACVPSPTTTATTTKPPRPPPALQAYLVPENFRERNLQLIQSIRDFLQSDEARFSEFKSHSGEFRQGLISAAQYYKSCRDLLGENFQKVFNELLVLLPDTAKQQELLSAHTDFCNREKPLGTKSKKNKKSAWQATTQQAGLDCRVCPTCQQVLAHGDASSHQALHAARDDDFPSLQAIARIIT; encoded by the exons ATGGCGGCGGCGGGGGTCGCCGAGGGGCGGCGCGCGGCCCTGGAGGCGGCTGCGGCGGTGGCTCCTGAGCGGGGCGGCGGGAGCTGCGTGCTATGCTGCGGAGACCTGGAGGCCACGGCGCTGGGCCGCTGCGACCACCCGGTGTGCTACCGCTGCTCCACCAAGATGCGGGTGCTGTGCGAGCAGCGCTACTGCGCCGTGTGCCGCGAGGAGCTGCGCCAG GTGGTGTTTGGGAAGAAGCTTCCTGCCTTTGCCAGCATCCCCATCCACCAGCTGCAGCATGAGAAGAAATACGATATCTACTTTGCAGATGGAAAGGTGTATGCATTGTACAG GCAGCTGCTGCAGCACGAGTGCCCGCGGTGCCCCGAGCTGCCGCCTTTCAGCCTCTTCGGGGACCTGGAGCAGCACATGCGGAGGCAGCACGAGCTCTTCTGCTGCCGGCTGTGCCTCCAGCACCTCCAG ATCTTCACATACGAACGCAAGTGGTACTCGCGCAAGGACCTGGCCCGGCATCGCATGCAGGGGGACCCCGATGACACGTCGCACCGCGGGCACCCGCTCTGCAAGTTCTGTGATGAGCGCTACCTGGACAATGATGAGCTGCTTAAGCACCTGCGCCGCGACCACTACTTCTGCCACTTCTGCGACTCGGACGGGGCCCAGGACTACTACAG CGACTATGCCTACCTGCGCGAGCACTTCCGGGAGAAGCACTTCCTGTGTGAGGAGGGCCGCTGCAGCACAGAGCAGTTCACCCACGCCTTCCGCACCGAGATCGACCTCAAGGCCCACAGGACGGCCTGCCACAGCCGCAGCCGTGCCGAGGCGCGCCAGAACCGCCAGATCGACCTACAGTTCAGCTACGCGCCACGGCACTCGCGCCGGAACGAGG GGGTCGTCGGTGGCGAAGACTACGAGGAGGTGGACAGGTACAGCCGCCAGGGCCGAGTGGCCCGGGCCGGCACTCGCGGAGCCCAGCAGAGCCGCCGAGGAAGCTGGAGGTACAAAAG GGAGGAAGAGGACCGAGAAGTAGCAGCTGCTGTCCGGGCTTCCGTGGCTgcacagcagcaggaggaggcacGCAGGAGTGAGGACCGGGAGGAAGGCGGCCGGCCCAAGAAGGAGGAGGTAGCAGTGCGGGGTCCTGAGGAGCCCCGTGGCCCCCGGCGCCCATCCCGGACTCAGGGTGAAGGCCCAG GCCCCAAGGAAACCTCGACAAATGGTCCTGTAAGCCAAGAGGCCTTCCCAGTGACGGGCGCAGCCACCCCATG CACCCTCCCACCACCCAGCCCTAAGCTCAAGGACGAAGACTTCCCCAGCCTCTCTGCCTCCACTTCCTCCTGCTGCTCCACTGCAGCAACCCCGGGCCCTGTGGGGTTGGCACTGCCATACGCCATCCCTGCCAGGGGCAGGAGTGCCTTCCAGGAGGAGGATTTCCCTGCCCTGGTGTCCTCGGTGCCCAAGCCTGGCACCACCCCCACCAGCCTCGTCTCTGCCtggaacagcagcagcagcagcaagaaggTAGCACAGCCCCCACCCTCAGCACAGGCTACCGGAAGCGGCCAGCCCACCAGAAAGGCTGGGAAGGGGAGCAGGGGTGGCAGGAAGGGCGGCCCGCCCGTCacacaggaggaggagggtggcagTCCGGCCGCTCAGGAGCTTCTAAGCACACGCCCCACGGGCTCCATCTCCTCCCCACTGGGTCCGGTCTCCATCCAGCCCTCTAAAGTTGGCAAGAAGAAGAAAGTGGGCTCAGAGAAGCCTGGCACCACACTGCCACAGCCCCTGCCCGCTAGCTGTCCCCCTGGGCCTATGCAGGCCCCAGAAGCTCCTGCCAGCAGAGCCGAGGGGCCAGTTGCTGTTGTCGTTAATGGACACGCAGAGGGTCCAGCCCCAGCTCGGAGTGCCCCCAAGGAACCCCCAGGGCTCCCAAGGCCCCTGGGGTCCTTCCCCTGCTCCACGCCACAGGAGGACTTCCCAGCGCTTGGTGGCCCCTGTCCGCCCCGGATGCCACCACCCCCAG GCTTCAGCGCTGTGGTGCTCCTGAAGGGcacacctcccccacccccaccaggccTGGTGCCCCCCGTCAGCAAGCCGCCCCCCGGCTTCTCTGGCCTTCTGCCTAGCCCCCACCCGGCCTGCGTTCCCAGccccaccaccaccgccactacCACAAAACC ACCCAGGCCGCCGCCTGCCCTGCAGGCCTACCTAGTCCCCGAGAACTTCCGGGAGAGGAACCTGCAGCTCATCCAGTCCATCAGGGACTTCCTGCAGAGCGACGAGGCCCGCTTCAGCGAGTTCAAGAGCCACTCAGGGGAGTTCAGACAG GGCCTGATCTCCGCAGCCCAGTATTACAAGAGTTGCCGGGACCTGCTGGGGGAGAATTTCCAGAAGGTCTTTAACGAGCTGCTGGTCCTACTGCCCGACACAGCCAAGCAGCAGGAGCTCCTGTCTGCACACACGGACTTCTGCAACCGTGAGAAGCCTCTCGGCACCAAgtccaagaaaaataagaagagcGCGTGGCAGGCCACCACCCAGCAGGCGGGCCTGGACTGCCGTGTGTGCCCCACCTGCCAGCAGGTGCTCGCACACGGCGATGCCAGCAGCCACCAGGCGCTGCATGCTGCCCGGGACGACGACTTCCCCTCCCTGCAAGCCATCGCCAGGATCATCACGTAG
- the ZNF598 gene encoding E3 ubiquitin-protein ligase ZNF598 isoform X2: MAAAGVAEGRRAALEAAAAVAPERGGGSCVLCCGDLEATALGRCDHPVCYRCSTKMRVLCEQRYCAVCREELRQVVFGKKLPAFASIPIHQLQHEKKYDIYFADGKVYALYRQLLQHECPRCPELPPFSLFGDLEQHMRRQHELFCCRLCLQHLQIFTYERKWYSRKDLARHRMQGDPDDTSHRGHPLCKFCDERYLDNDELLKHLRRDHYFCHFCDSDGAQDYYSDYAYLREHFREKHFLCEEGRCSTEQFTHAFRTEIDLKAHRTACHSRSRAEARQNRQIDLQFSYAPRHSRRNEGVVGGEDYEEVDRYSRQGRVARAGTRGAQQSRRGSWREEEDREVAAAVRASVAAQQQEEARRSEDREEGGRPKKEEVAVRGPEEPRGPRRPSRTQGEGPGPKETSTNGPVSQEAFPVTGAATPCTLPPPSPKLKDEDFPSLSASTSSCCSTAATPGPVGLALPYAIPARGRSAFQEEDFPALVSSVPKPGTTPTSLVSAWNSSSSSKKVAQPPPSAQATGSGQPTRKAGKGSRGGRKGGPPVTQEEEGGSPAAQELLSTRPTGSISSPLGPVSIQPSKVGKKKKVGSEKPGTTLPQPLPASCPPGPMQAPEAPASRAEGPVAVVVNGHAEGPAPARSAPKEPPGLPRPLGSFPCSTPQEDFPALGGPCPPRMPPPPGFSAVVLLKGTPPPPPPGLVPPVSKPPPGFSGLLPSPHPACVPSPTTTATTTKPPRPPPALQAYLVPENFRERNLQLIQSIRDFLQSDEARFSEFKSHSGEFRQGLISAAQYYKSCRDLLGENFQKVFNELLVLLPDTAKQQELLSAHTDFCNREKPLGTKSKKNKKSAWQATTQQAGLDCRVCPTCQQVLAHGDASSHQALHAARDDDFPSLQAIARIIT, from the exons ATGGCGGCGGCGGGGGTCGCCGAGGGGCGGCGCGCGGCCCTGGAGGCGGCTGCGGCGGTGGCTCCTGAGCGGGGCGGCGGGAGCTGCGTGCTATGCTGCGGAGACCTGGAGGCCACGGCGCTGGGCCGCTGCGACCACCCGGTGTGCTACCGCTGCTCCACCAAGATGCGGGTGCTGTGCGAGCAGCGCTACTGCGCCGTGTGCCGCGAGGAGCTGCGCCAG GTGGTGTTTGGGAAGAAGCTTCCTGCCTTTGCCAGCATCCCCATCCACCAGCTGCAGCATGAGAAGAAATACGATATCTACTTTGCAGATGGAAAGGTGTATGCATTGTACAG GCAGCTGCTGCAGCACGAGTGCCCGCGGTGCCCCGAGCTGCCGCCTTTCAGCCTCTTCGGGGACCTGGAGCAGCACATGCGGAGGCAGCACGAGCTCTTCTGCTGCCGGCTGTGCCTCCAGCACCTCCAG ATCTTCACATACGAACGCAAGTGGTACTCGCGCAAGGACCTGGCCCGGCATCGCATGCAGGGGGACCCCGATGACACGTCGCACCGCGGGCACCCGCTCTGCAAGTTCTGTGATGAGCGCTACCTGGACAATGATGAGCTGCTTAAGCACCTGCGCCGCGACCACTACTTCTGCCACTTCTGCGACTCGGACGGGGCCCAGGACTACTACAG CGACTATGCCTACCTGCGCGAGCACTTCCGGGAGAAGCACTTCCTGTGTGAGGAGGGCCGCTGCAGCACAGAGCAGTTCACCCACGCCTTCCGCACCGAGATCGACCTCAAGGCCCACAGGACGGCCTGCCACAGCCGCAGCCGTGCCGAGGCGCGCCAGAACCGCCAGATCGACCTACAGTTCAGCTACGCGCCACGGCACTCGCGCCGGAACGAGG GGGTCGTCGGTGGCGAAGACTACGAGGAGGTGGACAGGTACAGCCGCCAGGGCCGAGTGGCCCGGGCCGGCACTCGCGGAGCCCAGCAGAGCCGCCGAGGAAGCTGGAG GGAGGAAGAGGACCGAGAAGTAGCAGCTGCTGTCCGGGCTTCCGTGGCTgcacagcagcaggaggaggcacGCAGGAGTGAGGACCGGGAGGAAGGCGGCCGGCCCAAGAAGGAGGAGGTAGCAGTGCGGGGTCCTGAGGAGCCCCGTGGCCCCCGGCGCCCATCCCGGACTCAGGGTGAAGGCCCAG GCCCCAAGGAAACCTCGACAAATGGTCCTGTAAGCCAAGAGGCCTTCCCAGTGACGGGCGCAGCCACCCCATG CACCCTCCCACCACCCAGCCCTAAGCTCAAGGACGAAGACTTCCCCAGCCTCTCTGCCTCCACTTCCTCCTGCTGCTCCACTGCAGCAACCCCGGGCCCTGTGGGGTTGGCACTGCCATACGCCATCCCTGCCAGGGGCAGGAGTGCCTTCCAGGAGGAGGATTTCCCTGCCCTGGTGTCCTCGGTGCCCAAGCCTGGCACCACCCCCACCAGCCTCGTCTCTGCCtggaacagcagcagcagcagcaagaaggTAGCACAGCCCCCACCCTCAGCACAGGCTACCGGAAGCGGCCAGCCCACCAGAAAGGCTGGGAAGGGGAGCAGGGGTGGCAGGAAGGGCGGCCCGCCCGTCacacaggaggaggagggtggcagTCCGGCCGCTCAGGAGCTTCTAAGCACACGCCCCACGGGCTCCATCTCCTCCCCACTGGGTCCGGTCTCCATCCAGCCCTCTAAAGTTGGCAAGAAGAAGAAAGTGGGCTCAGAGAAGCCTGGCACCACACTGCCACAGCCCCTGCCCGCTAGCTGTCCCCCTGGGCCTATGCAGGCCCCAGAAGCTCCTGCCAGCAGAGCCGAGGGGCCAGTTGCTGTTGTCGTTAATGGACACGCAGAGGGTCCAGCCCCAGCTCGGAGTGCCCCCAAGGAACCCCCAGGGCTCCCAAGGCCCCTGGGGTCCTTCCCCTGCTCCACGCCACAGGAGGACTTCCCAGCGCTTGGTGGCCCCTGTCCGCCCCGGATGCCACCACCCCCAG GCTTCAGCGCTGTGGTGCTCCTGAAGGGcacacctcccccacccccaccaggccTGGTGCCCCCCGTCAGCAAGCCGCCCCCCGGCTTCTCTGGCCTTCTGCCTAGCCCCCACCCGGCCTGCGTTCCCAGccccaccaccaccgccactacCACAAAACC ACCCAGGCCGCCGCCTGCCCTGCAGGCCTACCTAGTCCCCGAGAACTTCCGGGAGAGGAACCTGCAGCTCATCCAGTCCATCAGGGACTTCCTGCAGAGCGACGAGGCCCGCTTCAGCGAGTTCAAGAGCCACTCAGGGGAGTTCAGACAG GGCCTGATCTCCGCAGCCCAGTATTACAAGAGTTGCCGGGACCTGCTGGGGGAGAATTTCCAGAAGGTCTTTAACGAGCTGCTGGTCCTACTGCCCGACACAGCCAAGCAGCAGGAGCTCCTGTCTGCACACACGGACTTCTGCAACCGTGAGAAGCCTCTCGGCACCAAgtccaagaaaaataagaagagcGCGTGGCAGGCCACCACCCAGCAGGCGGGCCTGGACTGCCGTGTGTGCCCCACCTGCCAGCAGGTGCTCGCACACGGCGATGCCAGCAGCCACCAGGCGCTGCATGCTGCCCGGGACGACGACTTCCCCTCCCTGCAAGCCATCGCCAGGATCATCACGTAG
- the ZNF598 gene encoding E3 ubiquitin-protein ligase ZNF598 isoform X3, translating to MAAAGVAEGRRAALEAAAAVAPERGGGSCVLCCGDLEATALGRCDHPVCYRCSTKMRVLCEQRYCAVCREELRQVVFGKKLPAFASIPIHQLQHEKKYDIYFADGKVYALYRQLLQHECPRCPELPPFSLFGDLEQHMRRQHELFCCRLCLQHLQIFTYERKWYSRKDLARHRMQGDPDDTSHRGHPLCKFCDERYLDNDELLKHLRRDHYFCHFCDSDGAQDYYSDYAYLREHFREKHFLCEEGRCSTEQFTHAFRTEIDLKAHRTACHSRSRAEARQNRQIDLQFSYAPRHSRRNEGVVGGEDYEEVDRYSRQGRVARAGTRGAQQSRRGSWRYKREEEDREVAAAVRASVAAQQQEEARRSEDREEGGRPKKEEVAVRGPEEPRGPRRPSRTQGEGPGPKETSTNGPVSQEAFPVTGAATPCTLPPPSPKLKDEDFPSLSASTSSCCSTAATPGPVGLALPYAIPARGRSAFQEEDFPALVSSVPKPGTTPTSLVSAWNSSSSSKKPSKVGKKKKVGSEKPGTTLPQPLPASCPPGPMQAPEAPASRAEGPVAVVVNGHAEGPAPARSAPKEPPGLPRPLGSFPCSTPQEDFPALGGPCPPRMPPPPGFSAVVLLKGTPPPPPPGLVPPVSKPPPGFSGLLPSPHPACVPSPTTTATTTKPPRPPPALQAYLVPENFRERNLQLIQSIRDFLQSDEARFSEFKSHSGEFRQGLISAAQYYKSCRDLLGENFQKVFNELLVLLPDTAKQQELLSAHTDFCNREKPLGTKSKKNKKSAWQATTQQAGLDCRVCPTCQQVLAHGDASSHQALHAARDDDFPSLQAIARIIT from the exons ATGGCGGCGGCGGGGGTCGCCGAGGGGCGGCGCGCGGCCCTGGAGGCGGCTGCGGCGGTGGCTCCTGAGCGGGGCGGCGGGAGCTGCGTGCTATGCTGCGGAGACCTGGAGGCCACGGCGCTGGGCCGCTGCGACCACCCGGTGTGCTACCGCTGCTCCACCAAGATGCGGGTGCTGTGCGAGCAGCGCTACTGCGCCGTGTGCCGCGAGGAGCTGCGCCAG GTGGTGTTTGGGAAGAAGCTTCCTGCCTTTGCCAGCATCCCCATCCACCAGCTGCAGCATGAGAAGAAATACGATATCTACTTTGCAGATGGAAAGGTGTATGCATTGTACAG GCAGCTGCTGCAGCACGAGTGCCCGCGGTGCCCCGAGCTGCCGCCTTTCAGCCTCTTCGGGGACCTGGAGCAGCACATGCGGAGGCAGCACGAGCTCTTCTGCTGCCGGCTGTGCCTCCAGCACCTCCAG ATCTTCACATACGAACGCAAGTGGTACTCGCGCAAGGACCTGGCCCGGCATCGCATGCAGGGGGACCCCGATGACACGTCGCACCGCGGGCACCCGCTCTGCAAGTTCTGTGATGAGCGCTACCTGGACAATGATGAGCTGCTTAAGCACCTGCGCCGCGACCACTACTTCTGCCACTTCTGCGACTCGGACGGGGCCCAGGACTACTACAG CGACTATGCCTACCTGCGCGAGCACTTCCGGGAGAAGCACTTCCTGTGTGAGGAGGGCCGCTGCAGCACAGAGCAGTTCACCCACGCCTTCCGCACCGAGATCGACCTCAAGGCCCACAGGACGGCCTGCCACAGCCGCAGCCGTGCCGAGGCGCGCCAGAACCGCCAGATCGACCTACAGTTCAGCTACGCGCCACGGCACTCGCGCCGGAACGAGG GGGTCGTCGGTGGCGAAGACTACGAGGAGGTGGACAGGTACAGCCGCCAGGGCCGAGTGGCCCGGGCCGGCACTCGCGGAGCCCAGCAGAGCCGCCGAGGAAGCTGGAGGTACAAAAG GGAGGAAGAGGACCGAGAAGTAGCAGCTGCTGTCCGGGCTTCCGTGGCTgcacagcagcaggaggaggcacGCAGGAGTGAGGACCGGGAGGAAGGCGGCCGGCCCAAGAAGGAGGAGGTAGCAGTGCGGGGTCCTGAGGAGCCCCGTGGCCCCCGGCGCCCATCCCGGACTCAGGGTGAAGGCCCAG GCCCCAAGGAAACCTCGACAAATGGTCCTGTAAGCCAAGAGGCCTTCCCAGTGACGGGCGCAGCCACCCCATG CACCCTCCCACCACCCAGCCCTAAGCTCAAGGACGAAGACTTCCCCAGCCTCTCTGCCTCCACTTCCTCCTGCTGCTCCACTGCAGCAACCCCGGGCCCTGTGGGGTTGGCACTGCCATACGCCATCCCTGCCAGGGGCAGGAGTGCCTTCCAGGAGGAGGATTTCCCTGCCCTGGTGTCCTCGGTGCCCAAGCCTGGCACCACCCCCACCAGCCTCGTCTCTGCCtggaacagcagcagcagcagcaagaag CCCTCTAAAGTTGGCAAGAAGAAGAAAGTGGGCTCAGAGAAGCCTGGCACCACACTGCCACAGCCCCTGCCCGCTAGCTGTCCCCCTGGGCCTATGCAGGCCCCAGAAGCTCCTGCCAGCAGAGCCGAGGGGCCAGTTGCTGTTGTCGTTAATGGACACGCAGAGGGTCCAGCCCCAGCTCGGAGTGCCCCCAAGGAACCCCCAGGGCTCCCAAGGCCCCTGGGGTCCTTCCCCTGCTCCACGCCACAGGAGGACTTCCCAGCGCTTGGTGGCCCCTGTCCGCCCCGGATGCCACCACCCCCAG GCTTCAGCGCTGTGGTGCTCCTGAAGGGcacacctcccccacccccaccaggccTGGTGCCCCCCGTCAGCAAGCCGCCCCCCGGCTTCTCTGGCCTTCTGCCTAGCCCCCACCCGGCCTGCGTTCCCAGccccaccaccaccgccactacCACAAAACC ACCCAGGCCGCCGCCTGCCCTGCAGGCCTACCTAGTCCCCGAGAACTTCCGGGAGAGGAACCTGCAGCTCATCCAGTCCATCAGGGACTTCCTGCAGAGCGACGAGGCCCGCTTCAGCGAGTTCAAGAGCCACTCAGGGGAGTTCAGACAG GGCCTGATCTCCGCAGCCCAGTATTACAAGAGTTGCCGGGACCTGCTGGGGGAGAATTTCCAGAAGGTCTTTAACGAGCTGCTGGTCCTACTGCCCGACACAGCCAAGCAGCAGGAGCTCCTGTCTGCACACACGGACTTCTGCAACCGTGAGAAGCCTCTCGGCACCAAgtccaagaaaaataagaagagcGCGTGGCAGGCCACCACCCAGCAGGCGGGCCTGGACTGCCGTGTGTGCCCCACCTGCCAGCAGGTGCTCGCACACGGCGATGCCAGCAGCCACCAGGCGCTGCATGCTGCCCGGGACGACGACTTCCCCTCCCTGCAAGCCATCGCCAGGATCATCACGTAG
- the ZNF598 gene encoding E3 ubiquitin-protein ligase ZNF598 isoform X4 — protein MQGDPDDTSHRGHPLCKFCDERYLDNDELLKHLRRDHYFCHFCDSDGAQDYYSDYAYLREHFREKHFLCEEGRCSTEQFTHAFRTEIDLKAHRTACHSRSRAEARQNRQIDLQFSYAPRHSRRNEGVVGGEDYEEVDRYSRQGRVARAGTRGAQQSRRGSWRYKREEEDREVAAAVRASVAAQQQEEARRSEDREEGGRPKKEEVAVRGPEEPRGPRRPSRTQGEGPGPKETSTNGPVSQEAFPVTGAATPCTLPPPSPKLKDEDFPSLSASTSSCCSTAATPGPVGLALPYAIPARGRSAFQEEDFPALVSSVPKPGTTPTSLVSAWNSSSSSKKVAQPPPSAQATGSGQPTRKAGKGSRGGRKGGPPVTQEEEGGSPAAQELLSTRPTGSISSPLGPVSIQPSKVGKKKKVGSEKPGTTLPQPLPASCPPGPMQAPEAPASRAEGPVAVVVNGHAEGPAPARSAPKEPPGLPRPLGSFPCSTPQEDFPALGGPCPPRMPPPPGFSAVVLLKGTPPPPPPGLVPPVSKPPPGFSGLLPSPHPACVPSPTTTATTTKPPRPPPALQAYLVPENFRERNLQLIQSIRDFLQSDEARFSEFKSHSGEFRQGLISAAQYYKSCRDLLGENFQKVFNELLVLLPDTAKQQELLSAHTDFCNREKPLGTKSKKNKKSAWQATTQQAGLDCRVCPTCQQVLAHGDASSHQALHAARDDDFPSLQAIARIIT, from the exons ATGCAGGGGGACCCCGATGACACGTCGCACCGCGGGCACCCGCTCTGCAAGTTCTGTGATGAGCGCTACCTGGACAATGATGAGCTGCTTAAGCACCTGCGCCGCGACCACTACTTCTGCCACTTCTGCGACTCGGACGGGGCCCAGGACTACTACAG CGACTATGCCTACCTGCGCGAGCACTTCCGGGAGAAGCACTTCCTGTGTGAGGAGGGCCGCTGCAGCACAGAGCAGTTCACCCACGCCTTCCGCACCGAGATCGACCTCAAGGCCCACAGGACGGCCTGCCACAGCCGCAGCCGTGCCGAGGCGCGCCAGAACCGCCAGATCGACCTACAGTTCAGCTACGCGCCACGGCACTCGCGCCGGAACGAGG GGGTCGTCGGTGGCGAAGACTACGAGGAGGTGGACAGGTACAGCCGCCAGGGCCGAGTGGCCCGGGCCGGCACTCGCGGAGCCCAGCAGAGCCGCCGAGGAAGCTGGAGGTACAAAAG GGAGGAAGAGGACCGAGAAGTAGCAGCTGCTGTCCGGGCTTCCGTGGCTgcacagcagcaggaggaggcacGCAGGAGTGAGGACCGGGAGGAAGGCGGCCGGCCCAAGAAGGAGGAGGTAGCAGTGCGGGGTCCTGAGGAGCCCCGTGGCCCCCGGCGCCCATCCCGGACTCAGGGTGAAGGCCCAG GCCCCAAGGAAACCTCGACAAATGGTCCTGTAAGCCAAGAGGCCTTCCCAGTGACGGGCGCAGCCACCCCATG CACCCTCCCACCACCCAGCCCTAAGCTCAAGGACGAAGACTTCCCCAGCCTCTCTGCCTCCACTTCCTCCTGCTGCTCCACTGCAGCAACCCCGGGCCCTGTGGGGTTGGCACTGCCATACGCCATCCCTGCCAGGGGCAGGAGTGCCTTCCAGGAGGAGGATTTCCCTGCCCTGGTGTCCTCGGTGCCCAAGCCTGGCACCACCCCCACCAGCCTCGTCTCTGCCtggaacagcagcagcagcagcaagaaggTAGCACAGCCCCCACCCTCAGCACAGGCTACCGGAAGCGGCCAGCCCACCAGAAAGGCTGGGAAGGGGAGCAGGGGTGGCAGGAAGGGCGGCCCGCCCGTCacacaggaggaggagggtggcagTCCGGCCGCTCAGGAGCTTCTAAGCACACGCCCCACGGGCTCCATCTCCTCCCCACTGGGTCCGGTCTCCATCCAGCCCTCTAAAGTTGGCAAGAAGAAGAAAGTGGGCTCAGAGAAGCCTGGCACCACACTGCCACAGCCCCTGCCCGCTAGCTGTCCCCCTGGGCCTATGCAGGCCCCAGAAGCTCCTGCCAGCAGAGCCGAGGGGCCAGTTGCTGTTGTCGTTAATGGACACGCAGAGGGTCCAGCCCCAGCTCGGAGTGCCCCCAAGGAACCCCCAGGGCTCCCAAGGCCCCTGGGGTCCTTCCCCTGCTCCACGCCACAGGAGGACTTCCCAGCGCTTGGTGGCCCCTGTCCGCCCCGGATGCCACCACCCCCAG GCTTCAGCGCTGTGGTGCTCCTGAAGGGcacacctcccccacccccaccaggccTGGTGCCCCCCGTCAGCAAGCCGCCCCCCGGCTTCTCTGGCCTTCTGCCTAGCCCCCACCCGGCCTGCGTTCCCAGccccaccaccaccgccactacCACAAAACC ACCCAGGCCGCCGCCTGCCCTGCAGGCCTACCTAGTCCCCGAGAACTTCCGGGAGAGGAACCTGCAGCTCATCCAGTCCATCAGGGACTTCCTGCAGAGCGACGAGGCCCGCTTCAGCGAGTTCAAGAGCCACTCAGGGGAGTTCAGACAG GGCCTGATCTCCGCAGCCCAGTATTACAAGAGTTGCCGGGACCTGCTGGGGGAGAATTTCCAGAAGGTCTTTAACGAGCTGCTGGTCCTACTGCCCGACACAGCCAAGCAGCAGGAGCTCCTGTCTGCACACACGGACTTCTGCAACCGTGAGAAGCCTCTCGGCACCAAgtccaagaaaaataagaagagcGCGTGGCAGGCCACCACCCAGCAGGCGGGCCTGGACTGCCGTGTGTGCCCCACCTGCCAGCAGGTGCTCGCACACGGCGATGCCAGCAGCCACCAGGCGCTGCATGCTGCCCGGGACGACGACTTCCCCTCCCTGCAAGCCATCGCCAGGATCATCACGTAG